The window ACCACGAAGGCGAACTCGCCACCCTGCGACATCACGCAGGCGAACAACAGGCGCTGGCCGCGCGCGATGGCGAAGCGCGGCGCCAGCAGCGCCAGCACGGCCACCTTGATCGCCACGAAAGCCGCCACCAGGCCTAGCACCTGCCACGGCGCCTGCGCCAGCACGCCGAAGTCGATGGACATGCCGACGGCCATGAAGAACAGGCCCAGCAGCAGTCCCTTGAAGGGCTCGATGTCGGCCTCCAGCGCATGGCGGTACTCGGAGTCGGCCAGCAGCACGCCGGCCAGGAAGGTGCCGAGTGCCATCGACAACCCGACCGCGTCCATCATCAGCGCGATGCCGACCACCAGCATCAGCGCGAAGGCGGTGAACATCTCGCGCATGTCCGTACGCGCGATCATGCGCAGCGCCGGCCGCACCAGGTAGCGCCCGCCCACCACCACCGTGCCGATCACCGCGACCGCCTTGAGCGCGGCCAGCCAGGCCGCGCCCGGCGCGGCGGCACCGCCTGCGCCCCCGGCACCCAGCAAGGGCAGCAGCGCGATCATCGGAATCGCCGCGATGTCCTGGAACAGCAGGATGCCGAAGCTGGCCGAGCCGGCCGGCGTGGCCAGCAGGCCGCGCTCGGCGAGGGTCGCCAGCGCGATCGCGGTCGATGACAGCGCGAGACCCAGGCCGGCCACCAGCGCCACCTGCCAACTGGCGCCGGCCAGCGCCGCGGCCCGCCCAGCGCCAGCGCGCAGGCCGCCATCTGCGCACGCCGAAGCCGAAGATGGATCGACGCAGGGCCCACAGCTTCTTCGGCTGGAGCTCCAGGGATCACGACATCATCAGCACAACCGAACTCGGAAAAGTGCAGGATGGAATCCACGTTGGTCACCAGGCGCAAGGCCCAGGGCCCGATGGCGGCACGGCCAGCAGGTAGCCCAGCACCGCGCCGAGGCCGAAACGGCGCGCCCAGCGGCACCGCCACCACCGCGCTGCCAGGAACACCAGCAGGGCGATCAGGAAGTCATGCGGATTCATGCACGGCCTCCTTGCCCGGTACCCGGGCATGGCCGCCCAGGCAGGCCGAGACCCGGTCGATATGCCCCGCCAGGGTCGCGGCATCGGCCGCATTGGCGTCGAGCAGCAGCAGCGGCTCCAGCCAGTCCATGCCGCACAGCCGCGCGGTCTGCTCGAGCGGCAGCAGGAAGCGCTCGATCTCGTGGCCGTGGCTGCCCTGCGGGGAATAGGCATCGGCGCTGCCCCCGGCGCTGGCCACCACCAGCAGCGACTTGCCGCGCAGCGCGGTGCCGCCCGGACCATAGGCCCAGCCCATCTCCAGCACCTCGTCGATCCATAGCTTGAGCAAGGGCGGCACGCTGTACCAGCGCACCGGAAACTGGAACACCACGGTATTGGCCATGGCCAGGGCGCGCTGCTCCGCCACCACGTCGATGTCGTAGTCGGCATAACGGGCGTACAGATCGTGCATCGTCACGCCAGGCAGCCTGGCCAGCGCGGCGGCCAGCGGGCGGTTGATCCGCGAATGGCGCGGCAGGGGATGGGCGTAGATCACGAGGACAGGCGGCTCGATCATCGGGCTTGCGGATGGGTGATGTTGCGGATGGAAGATGCAGGGGGAATGGCAGGCGTCCAGGGCCGAGGATGGCTTGCTGCAAAGCAGCAAAACTTCCCCAACCACGCCTGTCGCGCCGACACCACAAGACAGACACCCTTGATTTTGTTGGATTTTTCCAAAATTTACAAAATCGAGCGCCTGTTGCGGCGCACGATTCTTACGTCAAACTGACAAATCCACTACAATAGTTTTTGCGTTGCAGCAAGATGGTGTTTGCCCGTATCGAGCATGCTGGTCTGGCAGACGATACGACAAGTGCCTGGACATCCACCTCCATCCTGCTATTTATATACTGACCGGAACAGCCGGAACCATAAGGAAAGACCGTGAATCCGCTCGAACTGAGCAAGGCCGTCGGAGCCGTCACCGACGAAGACATCCGCAAGGCAGCCGAGGCCGCACAGGCCGCGCAGCGCCCCACCATCCTGGTGCGGGAACTGGCAGCGCATCATCGCTCGCGACTGCTGAAGCATTTCCTCGCCCTCGGCGAGGAGGATCGCCTGCTCCGTTTCGGCCAGTCGGTGGGCGACCATGTGGTCGAGGCCTACGTGGACAGCATCGACTTCGACCACGACTCGGTCTTCGGCGTCTATGACGAGCATCTGGAGCTGGTCGGCGTCGGGCACTTCGCCAACCTGCGCGACAACGCCCAGGGCCGCGTGGCGGAGTTCGGCGTGTCGGTCTCGCGCAGCGCGCGCGGACGCGGCATCGGCAGCGCGCTGTTCGAGCGTGCCGCCATGCACGGGCGCAACACCAGCGTGCGCACGCTCTACATGCACTGCCTGTCGCGCAACGCCGCCATGATGCACATCGCCAAGAAGGCGGGCATGAAGGTGCAGTACGCCTATGGCGAGGCCGACGCCTACCTGGAACTGCCGCCGGCCGACACCGTCAGCCGCCTGACCGAAGCGCTGGACGAGCAGGTCGCCGACCTCGACTATCTGGTGCGCCGCAACCTGCGCGATGCGCGCCGCTTCGGGCTGCGCTTCTGGCGCTCGATGGTGCCCCAGAAGCACACGGCCTGAGTTCCACCCTGACGCCTCCGGCGCGCAAACGGCCCGCCCATGCTCGCATGGCGGGCCGTTTTGCCTGGATGGGCGAGCCGCGCACGAGGTCGCTCAGGTGCTGCCGGTGCTGCCGACCGGCAAGGCCGTCGTGTCCTTGATGCTTTCCAGCGCAAAGCTGGAGCGCACGTCGATCACCGCCGGATGCGCCAGCAGCTGCTCGTTCATGAAGCGGGCGAAATGCTCCATATTCTCCACGTACACCTTCAGCAGCAGATCCATCTCCCCCGTCATCGTGTGGCAGGCCACCACCTCGGGCCAGACCTCGATGGCGGCGCGAAACTGCTCCAGCGGCGCCTTGCCCTTGGGCGCGCCGCCATGCTTCTCGAGCCGCACGTTGATATAGGCCAGCAGGCCCAGGCCGATCTTGCCCGGCTCGAGCAGCGCCGCATACTGGCGGATCACGCCGATCTCCTCCAGCCGGCGGATGCGCCGCAGGCATGGGCTGGGCGATAGGTTGACCCGTTCCGCCACTTCCAGGTTGGTCAGCCGGCCGTTGGTCTGGAGCACCTCCAGAATCTTCCGGTCGATCTTGTCAAGCTCCACCTTGCTCACGATATTGTTGCTCCGCAATATATTTATCGGCAATTTTTTTGCGCAAATTTAGCAAGTCGTGCATAAGTACGCAATTTCTTGTGCGGGCCAAGCCCGGGCGTGGGCAGCGTCGGCGTGAGCACGCGCCGACCGCACCGGCATGCGGCGGCCGCAGGAGCGCATCGGGCACTATCGCGGGGCTCGGTGCGTTCCGTTGCCGGCCGGCACGCACCGGGAACGGGCAACTGCGGCCGCGCGGCCCGGTCGAGGGTACCGACGAGCCCGGCCGTTGCGCTGCGCCCCTGGTCGCTGGCGCCTGAGGCAAGGACGGTGCCAGGCAAGCTGTGAGGAGCCCCAAAGAAAAACGCGGCCCGCAGGCCGCGTTTTTCTTTGGGGCGGGCATGGTCCCGCCGTGGCATCAGCCCCCCGACGGCGTGGTCGCGCCACCGGGCACCGGCTGCCCGCCGCCATCCTGGCGATGCTGCCAGCGCTGCATGCGCGCCTCGTGCATCTTGCGCATGCCGGCGCGGATCTCGTCCAGCGTCAGCTTGCCATCGTGATTGGCATCGAGCTGGTCGAAATGAGGCGCCAGGCGCGGCAGTCCGGCTTGCACCTCTTCCCGTGTCAGGGCACCGTCGCCGTTCTTGTCGGCAGCCTTGAACCTGGCCTCGAAACGGGCTTCCATCTTGGCCCGCCGCTGCTCCCACATCGCCTTGCGGAAGGCCTGGGCCTCAGCCTTGTCGATCTTGCCGTCGTGATTGGTATCGATGCGCCGGAACAAGGCATCGAACTCCGCCTTGGTGACGGCGCCATCGCCGTTGGCGTCGGCGGCATCGAGCCAGCCGAGGCCATCGCGATGGTGGCCCATATCCATGCCCATCATCGGCTTGGCACCATCGGCCGCCGACGCGGCGGGGTCGACAGCGCTCTGGGCGAAAGCGGCCCCCGTCACCAGGAAAACAGCCGATGCCGCCAGAAATCGCTGAATGTTCTGCTTCATCTTCTTGCCTTGCATGTCCGTGCTCCTTTCATTCAAGTGGGCATATGGCGATTAGAACGCGGACGATATCGACAAGTTGGCGGATTTAATAAGATGTTACGCCCCTCACAGAATAGCCTGAGGGGCGTAAGGAAGCGTAGGGCGCCGAAAGATACGGCGCGGGCGGGGCCGGCCCTCAGTCCTTGGCCGCCCCGGGCTCGCTACCGTGTTCGACCTGCGCAGGCGGCGGCACCGCCGGCGGATTGGCTGGCTGCGGCACGGCTGCCGGCAGGGTCTGGATCGGCGCCGCGGCCCCCGCCGGCGGAGCCGGCTGCGCCGCCGCGCCACGCGCGGGCACCGCGCCGGACTGCACCGGCAGCAGCACCTCCTGACGCACGCCGTTGCGCTCGATGACCACCGCACGGCCGCGGATCTCGACCAGGCGCAACTGAGGCGACAGCACGGCACCGGCGCGCACGGCCTTGGGCGGACCGCCGTCCAGCGAGACGATCGCCGCGCCGGCGCCATTGTCGATGTCGGCCACCACGCCGATCAGTTGTACGTCTCGCACGCCGGATTGCGCAGAGCCGCCGAACAAGGTGCCCAACGCCCCGCTCTCGACCGCCTCGCTCTGGACCACGCGCGCACTCTGCGGCACCGGAATCGTGTTCAGCGCGGCCAGCCGCAGCACCCACCAGGTGGCCAGGGCGCATAGCGCGACGAACAGGGCCACGCCTGCCAGGCGCGGCAGCCAGGCGCCGGGAGGTGCGATGCGCAGGGGGGGCCGGATCGAGAGTTGCACGGGAGCTTCGGCGAATGGTAAAGCGGCAAGGGTACCAGAGCCATGCGACAACTGTCTGACCCGCCGCCCCCCTCGCACGAAGCATCAATCCGTCATACAGCCGCGGTTATACTGAGCGGCTCGACCGGCCGCGGGCGGACGGTGCCGTCGCGTCCCGCCCCCTTCGCCGGTCCCTGCCAGCTCCCTGCCGGTCCGACCGGCTCCGTTCCAAAGACCCATGTCCGCGATGCAACGATTCGCCTCTGCTTCCCTCGCCCGCCGCCCCGGCACGCGCCGCCAGCGTGGCTTTACCCTGATCGAGATCATGGTGGTGATCGTGATCCTCGGCGTGCTGGCCGCCCTGGTCGTGCCGAAAATCATGAGCCGCCCGGACGAGGCCCGCATCGTGGCCGCGCGCCAGGACATCTCGTCCATCATGCAGGCGCTGAAGCTCTACCGCCTGGACAACGGGCGCTACCCGACCACCGAGCAGGGGCTTGCTGCCCTGGTCAGCAAGCCCACCGTCGAGCCGGTGCCCAACAACTGGAAGGGCGGCGGCTACCTGGAGAAGCTGCCCAAGGATCCCTGGGGCCATCCCTACCAGTACCTGAATCCGGGCGTGCGCAGCGAGATCGACGTGTTCAGCTTCGGCGCCGACGGCCAGGCCGGCGGCAGCGGCAACGACGCCGATATCGGCAACTGGGAATAAGCCCGTACGGCCCTCTCCATGCGTCCGGTGCCCATGCGTCCCGCGGCGGCCCGGAACGGGCGCCGGCACGGCTTCACCCTGCTCGAGCTGCTGGTGGTGATGGTGATCGCCGGCATCGTGATCTCGCTGGTGGCAGTCAATGCCTCGCCCAACGAGCGCGGCCGCCTGCTCGATGACGGGCAGCGCATCGCGCGCCTG of the Cupriavidus malaysiensis genome contains:
- a CDS encoding NAD(P)H-dependent oxidoreductase gives rise to the protein MIEPPVLVIYAHPLPRHSRINRPLAAALARLPGVTMHDLYARYADYDIDVVAEQRALAMANTVVFQFPVRWYSVPPLLKLWIDEVLEMGWAYGPGGTALRGKSLLVVASAGGSADAYSPQGSHGHEIERFLLPLEQTARLCGMDWLEPLLLLDANAADAATLAGHIDRVSACLGGHARVPGKEAVHESA
- a CDS encoding GNAT family N-acetyltransferase, translated to MNPLELSKAVGAVTDEDIRKAAEAAQAAQRPTILVRELAAHHRSRLLKHFLALGEEDRLLRFGQSVGDHVVEAYVDSIDFDHDSVFGVYDEHLELVGVGHFANLRDNAQGRVAEFGVSVSRSARGRGIGSALFERAAMHGRNTSVRTLYMHCLSRNAAMMHIAKKAGMKVQYAYGEADAYLELPPADTVSRLTEALDEQVADLDYLVRRNLRDARRFGLRFWRSMVPQKHTA
- a CDS encoding Lrp/AsnC family transcriptional regulator, with amino-acid sequence MSKVELDKIDRKILEVLQTNGRLTNLEVAERVNLSPSPCLRRIRRLEEIGVIRQYAALLEPGKIGLGLLAYINVRLEKHGGAPKGKAPLEQFRAAIEVWPEVVACHTMTGEMDLLLKVYVENMEHFARFMNEQLLAHPAVIDVRSSFALESIKDTTALPVGSTGST
- a CDS encoding EF-hand domain-containing protein, producing the protein MQGKKMKQNIQRFLAASAVFLVTGAAFAQSAVDPAASAADGAKPMMGMDMGHHRDGLGWLDAADANGDGAVTKAEFDALFRRIDTNHDGKIDKAEAQAFRKAMWEQRRAKMEARFEARFKAADKNGDGALTREEVQAGLPRLAPHFDQLDANHDGKLTLDEIRAGMRKMHEARMQRWQHRQDGGGQPVPGGATTPSGG
- a CDS encoding general secretion pathway protein — its product is MQLSIRPPLRIAPPGAWLPRLAGVALFVALCALATWWVLRLAALNTIPVPQSARVVQSEAVESGALGTLFGGSAQSGVRDVQLIGVVADIDNGAGAAIVSLDGGPPKAVRAGAVLSPQLRLVEIRGRAVVIERNGVRQEVLLPVQSGAVPARGAAAQPAPPAGAAAPIQTLPAAVPQPANPPAVPPPAQVEHGSEPGAAKD
- the gspG gene encoding type II secretion system major pseudopilin GspG, which translates into the protein MQRFASASLARRPGTRRQRGFTLIEIMVVIVILGVLAALVVPKIMSRPDEARIVAARQDISSIMQALKLYRLDNGRYPTTEQGLAALVSKPTVEPVPNNWKGGGYLEKLPKDPWGHPYQYLNPGVRSEIDVFSFGADGQAGGSGNDADIGNWE